The Populus nigra chromosome 19, ddPopNigr1.1, whole genome shotgun sequence genome includes a window with the following:
- the LOC133680615 gene encoding heterodimeric geranylgeranyl pyrophosphate synthase small subunit, chloroplastic-like, with product MALSLAALPSPSITLYIPKKGSNLYPPKLNKMSPIQCSLSVSTHSKTPQFDLKTYWTTLILEINQKLDQAVPIQYPDKIYEAMRYSVLAKGAKRAPPVMCVAACELFGGNRHAAFPTACALEMVHSASLIHDDLPCMDDDPSRRGQPSNHKIYGVDMAILAGDALFPLGFHHIVSHTPSDLVPEPRLLSVIAEIARAVGSTGMAAGQFLDLEGGPNSVEFVQEKKFGEMGECSAVCGGLLAGAKDDEIQRLRRYGRAVGVLYQVVDDILEAKTMKSKVDEDKKKKKGKSYVALYGVEKAIEVAEELRAKAKKELDGFEKYGESVLPLYSFVDYAADRGFSFGGSS from the exons atggctctCTCTCTCGCAGCGTTACCATCACCATCTATTACTCTCTATATCCCTAAAAAAGGCTCAAATCTTTACCCTCCGAAGCTTAACAAAATGTCACCAATTCAATGTTCTTTATCAGTTTCAACCCATTCAAAAACACCCCAGTTTGATTTAAAGACTTATTGGACAACCTTGATCCTAGAAATCAATCAGAAGCTTGACCAAGCCGTTCCTATTCAGTATCCAGATAAGATTTATGAGGCCATGAGGTATTCTGTTCTTGCTAAAGGTGCTAAAAGAGCCCCTCCTGTTATGTGTGTTGCTGCTTGTGAGCTCTTTGGTGGTAATCGTCATGCTGCCTTCCCTACTGCTTGTGCTCTTGAAATG GTTCATTCAGCTTCGTTGATTCATGATGACCTTCCCTGCATGGATGATGACCCATCACGTCGAGGCCAGCCTTCAAACcacaaaatttatggcgttgatATGGCAATCCTTGCCGGGGATGCACTCTTCCCTCTTGGCTTCCACCACATTGTATCCCACACACCTTCTGACCTTGTACCAGAGCCACGACTTCTCAGTGTGATTGCTGAGATTGCTCGTGCTGTGGGGTCCACAGGCATGGCTGCTGGGCAGTTCCTTGACCTTGAGGGTGGCCCCAATTCCGTTGAATTTGTTCAGGAGAAGAAATTTGGTGAAATGGGTGAGTGCTCTGCGGTGTGTGGAGGATTGCTAGCCGGTGCCAAGGATGATGAGATACAGAGATTGAGGAGATATGGAAGAGCTGTTGGGGTATTATATCAAGTCGTTGATGACATCTTGGAAGCAAAAACGATGAAGAGCAAGGTAGATGAggacaagaagaaaaagaaagggaagagtTATGTTGCTTTATATGGGGTTGAGAAGGCTATAGAGGTAGCGGAGGAGCTGAGAGCCAAGGCTAAAAAAGAATTGGATGGGTTTGAGAAATATGGTGAGAGTGTATTGCCACTTTATAGCTTCGTGGATTATGCTGCTGATAGAGGTTTCAGTTTTGGCGGGTCAAGTTAG